The proteins below come from a single Agrobacterium vitis genomic window:
- a CDS encoding DUF2161 family putative PD-(D/E)XK-type phosphodiesterase — protein sequence METSLYLPVKSFLEKAGYTVKGEIGGCDLVGLSADDPSVVVICELKLSFNLELILQAVDRAAISDEVWIAAKISAKGRGREADKRYRDLCRRLGIGMLGVSASGEVSIIVGSVSPMPRTNPKRRSRLMREHQTRRGDPALGGSTRMPVMTAYRQNALACAAILSGGPMRVGDVRKTVPDAGKILLSNVYGWFERVERGVYGLTDSGRDALRRWPQG from the coding sequence ATGGAAACATCCCTTTATCTCCCTGTGAAATCGTTTCTCGAAAAAGCAGGCTATACCGTCAAAGGCGAAATCGGCGGCTGTGATCTTGTGGGCCTGAGCGCTGACGATCCATCCGTCGTGGTGATTTGCGAACTGAAACTGAGTTTCAATCTGGAACTCATCCTTCAGGCCGTAGACCGGGCAGCCATATCCGACGAGGTCTGGATTGCCGCGAAAATCTCGGCCAAGGGCAGGGGGCGGGAGGCCGACAAGCGCTACCGCGACCTCTGCCGCCGTCTCGGCATCGGTATGCTCGGCGTGTCCGCCAGCGGCGAGGTCAGCATCATCGTCGGCTCCGTCTCGCCCATGCCACGCACCAATCCCAAACGACGCTCCCGCCTGATGCGCGAACACCAGACCCGGCGCGGCGATCCCGCCCTTGGTGGCAGCACACGAATGCCTGTGATGACCGCCTATCGCCAGAACGCCCTTGCCTGCGCCGCAATTCTTTCCGGCGGGCCAATGCGGGTTGGCGATGTGCGCAAGACGGTGCCGGATGCGGGGAAGATTTTGCTGTCGAATGTCTATGGTTGGTTTGAGCGGGTCGAGCGTGGGGTTTATGGGTTGACGGATTCAGGGCGAGATGCGCTGAGGCGGTGGCCGCAGGGGTAG
- a CDS encoding bifunctional folylpolyglutamate synthase/dihydrofolate synthase, which yields MIENTLSQAEQVINELMQLHPKGFDMTLERMRRLLEVLGNPQDKLPPVIHVAGTNGKGSVSAFSRALLEAGGLAVHVHTSPHLVNWHERYRIGVKGGKGQIVDDGLLADALRRVAVANAGQHITVFEILTAAAFLLFSEIPADAVIMEVGMGGRLDCTNVVDRPAVSVIMPISFDHQAYLGDRVELIAAEKAGIMKRRRPVVIGHQEFAAAREALVDIAERLGCPLSVFGQDYLAFEEHGRLVYQDETGLMDLPLPKLPGRHQFANAAAAIRAVRSAGFTVTEAMAEAAMHSVEWPGRLQKLTEGALLAHGPKGAEIWVDGGHNPGAGEVIAEAMAGFEERQSRPLYLITGMLNTKDPLGYFKAFEGLAIQAFTVPIRGTDAALDPVALASSAYDAGIPAEPVSSVAEALEAICSRVNAEEIAPRILIGGSLYVVGNVLADNGTPPR from the coding sequence ATGATAGAGAATACGCTGAGCCAGGCTGAACAGGTCATCAACGAATTGATGCAGTTGCACCCCAAGGGTTTTGACATGACCCTTGAGCGTATGCGGCGCTTGCTCGAAGTGTTGGGCAATCCGCAGGACAAGTTGCCGCCGGTGATCCATGTGGCTGGCACCAATGGCAAAGGCTCCGTCAGCGCATTTTCCCGGGCGTTGCTGGAAGCTGGCGGCCTTGCCGTTCATGTCCACACCTCCCCGCATCTGGTCAATTGGCACGAGCGCTACCGGATTGGCGTCAAAGGCGGTAAAGGGCAGATCGTTGACGATGGATTGCTGGCCGATGCCTTGAGACGAGTGGCGGTCGCCAATGCGGGCCAGCACATCACCGTTTTTGAAATTTTGACGGCTGCCGCTTTCCTGCTGTTTTCTGAAATTCCCGCTGATGCGGTGATTATGGAAGTCGGCATGGGTGGACGTCTGGATTGTACCAATGTGGTGGACCGGCCAGCCGTCTCCGTCATCATGCCGATCTCTTTTGACCATCAGGCCTATCTGGGCGACCGGGTGGAGCTGATCGCTGCCGAGAAAGCCGGGATCATGAAAAGACGGCGACCGGTGGTGATCGGCCATCAGGAATTTGCCGCCGCCCGCGAGGCGCTGGTGGATATTGCCGAGCGATTGGGCTGTCCGCTCTCGGTGTTCGGTCAGGATTATCTGGCGTTCGAGGAGCATGGACGGCTGGTCTATCAGGATGAAACGGGCCTGATGGATCTGCCCCTGCCAAAACTGCCGGGCCGCCACCAGTTTGCCAATGCCGCAGCGGCCATCCGTGCCGTGCGCTCCGCTGGCTTCACTGTTACCGAAGCGATGGCTGAGGCCGCGATGCACAGCGTCGAATGGCCGGGCCGCCTGCAAAAGCTGACGGAAGGCGCGTTGCTGGCCCATGGGCCGAAGGGTGCCGAAATCTGGGTGGATGGCGGCCATAATCCCGGTGCCGGAGAGGTGATCGCCGAGGCCATGGCAGGCTTTGAAGAACGTCAGTCCCGCCCGCTCTACCTGATCACCGGCATGCTCAACACCAAGGACCCCCTTGGCTATTTCAAAGCCTTTGAAGGCCTGGCCATCCAGGCCTTCACCGTGCCAATCCGCGGCACCGACGCTGCCTTGGACCCGGTGGCGCTGGCCAGCTCCGCCTACGATGCCGGAATTCCGGCAGAGCCGGTGTCATCGGTTGCGGAAGCGCTTGAGGCGATCTGTAGCCGGGTTAATGCAGAAGAGATTGCCCCGCGAATCCTGATTGGTGGCTCGCTTTATGTGGTCGGCAATGTGCTGGCGGACAATGGCACGCCGCCGAGATAG
- the accD gene encoding acetyl-CoA carboxylase, carboxyltransferase subunit beta, which yields MNWITNYVRPRINSMLGRRDVPDNLWIKCPETGEMVFHKDLEENKWVVPASGYHMKMPAKARLADLFDGGKYEAFAQPKVAQDPLKFRDSKKYSDRLKDSRTKTEQEDTIVAGLGTVEGLKLVAVVHEFNFMGGSLGIAAGEAIVKAFERAIAEKCPLVMFPASGGARMQEGILSLMQLPRTTVAVDMLKEAGLPYIVVLTNPTTGGVTASYAMLGDLHIAEPGAEICFAGKRVIEQTIREKLPEGFQTSEYLLEHGMVDMVVKRHDIPATLARTLKILTKQPATVVGANDDKTLSVIEASRAVSA from the coding sequence GTGAACTGGATTACCAATTACGTTCGCCCCCGCATCAATTCCATGCTGGGCCGTCGCGATGTTCCGGACAATCTCTGGATCAAGTGCCCCGAAACCGGCGAAATGGTTTTTCATAAGGATCTGGAAGAGAACAAGTGGGTTGTTCCCGCCTCCGGCTATCACATGAAAATGCCCGCCAAGGCGCGGCTGGCTGATCTGTTCGATGGCGGCAAGTACGAAGCTTTCGCCCAGCCGAAAGTGGCGCAGGACCCGCTGAAGTTCCGCGATTCCAAGAAATACAGCGACCGCCTGAAGGATAGCCGCACCAAGACCGAGCAGGAAGACACGATTGTCGCCGGTCTCGGCACGGTTGAAGGCCTGAAGCTGGTGGCCGTCGTGCATGAATTCAACTTCATGGGCGGCTCGCTGGGTATTGCTGCCGGTGAGGCCATCGTCAAGGCGTTCGAGCGGGCCATTGCGGAAAAATGCCCACTGGTGATGTTCCCGGCTTCGGGCGGCGCGCGTATGCAGGAAGGCATCCTGTCGCTGATGCAATTGCCGCGCACTACGGTTGCCGTCGATATGCTGAAGGAAGCAGGCCTGCCTTACATCGTTGTGCTGACCAATCCGACCACGGGTGGCGTGACAGCCTCTTATGCCATGCTGGGCGATCTCCATATCGCTGAGCCGGGTGCCGAAATCTGCTTTGCTGGTAAGCGCGTGATCGAGCAGACCATCCGCGAAAAGCTGCCGGAGGGGTTCCAGACCTCGGAATACCTGCTGGAGCACGGCATGGTCGATATGGTGGTCAAGCGCCACGATATTCCGGCCACCCTGGCCCGCACCCTGAAAATCCTGACGAAGCAGCCCGCAACGGTGGTTGGCGCCAATGACGACAAGACCTTGTCGGTCATTGAGGCCTCGCGCGCCGTTTCCGCCTGA
- the trpA gene encoding tryptophan synthase subunit alpha: MTQRMDKRFADLKEEGRPALVTYFMGGDPDFETSLAIMKALPQAGADVIELGMPFSDPMADGPAIQMAGQRALKAGQTLVKTLDMAREFRKADQATPIVMMGYYNPIYVYGVEKFLDDALDAGIDGLIVVDLPPEMDDELCLPARKRDINFIRLATPTTDEKRLPMVLQNTSGFVYYVSMNGITGSALPDPSKVAGAVGRIKAHTDLPICVGFGVKTAEHARLIGASADGVVVGTAIVNQVALSLTKDDKATADTVQSVVTLVRGLASGVQTARLAAAQ, encoded by the coding sequence ATGACGCAGCGTATGGACAAGCGGTTCGCCGATCTGAAGGAAGAGGGCCGTCCGGCTCTCGTCACTTATTTCATGGGCGGCGATCCGGATTTCGAAACGTCACTCGCGATCATGAAGGCCTTGCCGCAGGCAGGTGCCGATGTGATCGAGCTGGGTATGCCGTTTTCCGACCCAATGGCCGATGGTCCAGCTATCCAAATGGCCGGTCAGCGCGCCCTGAAGGCCGGGCAGACCCTGGTAAAAACCCTGGATATGGCGCGGGAATTCCGCAAGGCCGATCAGGCTACGCCGATCGTCATGATGGGGTATTACAATCCGATCTATGTTTACGGCGTCGAAAAATTCCTGGATGACGCGCTGGACGCGGGCATTGACGGTTTGATTGTCGTCGATCTTCCGCCGGAAATGGACGATGAATTGTGCCTGCCCGCGCGCAAGCGCGATATCAATTTCATCCGTCTGGCGACGCCGACCACGGATGAGAAGCGCCTGCCGATGGTGCTGCAAAATACCTCTGGATTCGTCTATTATGTATCGATGAACGGCATTACGGGCTCCGCTTTGCCCGATCCGTCCAAGGTTGCCGGTGCTGTCGGGCGGATCAAGGCCCATACCGATCTGCCGATCTGCGTTGGCTTCGGCGTGAAGACGGCGGAACATGCAAGGCTGATTGGGGCCAGCGCCGATGGCGTCGTGGTTGGCACGGCCATTGTCAATCAGGTCGCATTGAGCCTGACCAAGGATGATAAGGCGACGGCGGATACGGTGCAATCGGTGGTAACCCTAGTGCGTGGGCTGGCAAGCGGCGTCCAGACCGCTCGGCTTGCGGCTGCGCAATAG